In a single window of the Jaculus jaculus isolate mJacJac1 chromosome 9, mJacJac1.mat.Y.cur, whole genome shotgun sequence genome:
- the Hexim1 gene encoding protein HEXIM1 gives MAETLLSEYQHQPPTSNCTGAAVVHEEPKPERPPGAEERVPEEDSRWQSRASPQAGGRPGPEGEGALELQPHPLKTHACPGSSCLETGEKGQNGDDLSTGGASPAAGGEPMSEPLAQSCHDSEANKLGAPATGGEEALGQQQRQLGKKKHRRRPSKKKRHWKPYYKLTWEEKKKFDEKQSLRASRVRAEMFAKGQPVAPYNTTQFLMDDHDQEEPDLKTGLYPKRAAAKPEDTSDEDFMEEAGEEDGGSDGMGGDGGEFLQRDFSETYERYHAESLQNMSKQELIKEYLELEKCLSRMEDENNRLRLESKRLGGGGEDDARVRELELELDRLRAENLQLLTENEGHRQQERAPLSKFGD, from the coding sequence ATGGCCGAGACACTCTTGTCAGAGTATCAGCACCAGCCTCCAACTAGCAACTGTACAGGTGCTGCTGTTGTCCATGAAGAGCCGAAGCCCGAGCGCCCCCCAGGAGCGGAGGAGCGGGTGCCCGAGGAGGACAGTAGGTGGCAATCGAGAGCGTCCCCCCAGGCCGGTGGCCGTCCAGGGCCGGAGGGGGAAGGGGCCCTGGAGCTCCAGCCGCATCCCCTGAAGACCCACGCCTGTCCAGGATCAAGCTGCCTGGAGACAGGCGAGAAGGGCCAGAATGGGGACGACTTGTCCACCGGCGGCGCCTCCCCGGCGGCTGGAGGGGAGCCGATGTCCGAGCCGCTCGCCCAGTCGTGTCATGACTCCGAGGCCAACAAGTTGGGGGCTCCTGCCACTGGGGGCGAGGAGGCGCTggggcagcagcagagacagctGGGCAAGAAGAAGCACAGGAGACGGCCCTCCAAGAAGAAGCGGCATTGGAAACCTTACTATAAGCTGAcatgggaagagaagaaaaagttcGACGAGAAGCAGAGCCTGCGAGCTTCGAGGGTTCGAGCCGAAATGTTCGCCAAGGGCCAGCCTGTCGCACCCTACAACACCACTCAGTTCCTCATGGATGATCACGACCAGGAGGAGCCGGACCTCAAAACAGGTCTGTACCCCAAGCGGGCCGCCGCCAAGCCTGAGGACACCAGCGATGAGGACTTCATGGAGGAAGCAGGTGAGGAGGACGGAGGCAGCGACGGGATGGGAGGGGACGGCGGCGAATTTCTGCAGCGGGACTTCTCAGAGACCTACGAGCGGTACCACGCGGAGAGCCTGCAGAACATGAGCAAGCAGGAGCTCATCAAGGAGtacctggagctggagaaatgcctcTCCCGCATGGAGGACGAGAACAACCGGCTGCGGCTGGAAAGCAAGCGGCTGGGCGGCGGTGGCGAGGACGACGCGCGAGTGCGGGAGCTGGAGCTCGAGCTGGATCGGCTGCGCGCcgagaacctccagctgctgacCGAGAACGAAGGGCACCGACAGCAGGAGCGGGCGCCGCTTTCCAAGTTTGGAGACTAG
- the Acbd4 gene encoding acyl-CoA-binding domain-containing protein 4 isoform X2 → MLRFYSYYKQATMGPCLVPRPGFWDPIGRYKWDAWNSLGKMSREEAMSAYINEMKLVAQKVIDTVPLGEVAEDMFGYFEPLYQVIPDMPRPPETFLRRATGWNKQVSNRDDGVVPEPLCLPREPAPLSPESQPPRDLDLEVFCDSLEQLDPELVRAEQKGAAGGEPDTRSSPEPPSEKEGSEDSPMGPPELDRWLVGTVRALQESMRDVQRRLQSLESKPQPLEQKSPRARSWPLRLSAPTLFFFLLWPFVVQWLLRQFRRQKR, encoded by the exons ATGCTGCGATTCTACAGTTACTACAAACAGGCTACTATGGGGCCCTGCCTGGTGCCCCGACCTGGGTTCTGGGATCCCATCGGACGATACAAGTG ggacGCCTGGAACAGCCTGGGCAAGATGAGCAGGGAGGAGGCCATGTCTGCCTACATCAACGAGATGAAGCTGGTGGCGCAGAAG GTCATCGACACAGTGCCCCTGGGTGAGGTGGCAGAGGATATGTTTGGTTACTTCGAACCCCTGTACCAGGTGATCCctgacatgccaaggcctccggAAACCTTCTTGAGGAGGGCTACAG GCTGGAACAAACAGGTGTCAAATAGAGATGACGGAGTCGTCCCTGAgcctctctgccttcccagggaGCCAGCGCCCCTAAGTCCAG AATCCCAGCCACCCAGAGACCTGGACCTGGAGGTCTTCTGTGACTCCCTGGAGCAGCTGGATCCCGAGCTG GTTCGGGCAGAGCAGAAGGGTGCAGCTGGAGGGGAACCTGACACCAGAAGCAGCCCTGAGCCTCCCAGCGAGAAAG aggggtcagaggacagcccAATGGGACCACCAGAGTTGGACAGATGGCTGGTGGGGACAGTTCGGGCGCTGCAGGAAAGCATGCGGGATGTCCAGAGGAGACTACAGAGTCTGGAGAGCAAGCCCCAGCCCCTTGAGCAG AAGTCGCCCCGGGCTCGCTCTTGGCCCCTCCGGCTCTCCGCTCCCACgctgttcttctttctcctgtgGCCCTTCGTCGTCCAGTGGCTCTTGCGACAGTTTCGGAGGCAGAAGAGGTGA
- the Acbd4 gene encoding acyl-CoA-binding domain-containing protein 4 isoform X1 encodes MGTEKEEPDCHKQFQAAVSVIQNLPKNGSYRPSYEEMLRFYSYYKQATMGPCLVPRPGFWDPIGRYKWDAWNSLGKMSREEAMSAYINEMKLVAQKVIDTVPLGEVAEDMFGYFEPLYQVIPDMPRPPETFLRRATGWNKQVSNRDDGVVPEPLCLPREPAPLSPESQPPRDLDLEVFCDSLEQLDPELVRAEQKGAAGGEPDTRSSPEPPSEKEGSEDSPMGPPELDRWLVGTVRALQESMRDVQRRLQSLESKPQPLEQKSPRARSWPLRLSAPTLFFFLLWPFVVQWLLRQFRRQKR; translated from the exons ATGGGTACGGAAAAGGAAGAGCCGGATTGCCACAAACAGTTCCAGGCAGCAGTAAGCGTCATTCAGAACCTTCCTAAGAATG GCTCTTACCGTCCCTCCTACGAAGAGATGCTGCGATTCTACAGTTACTACAAACAGGCTACTATGGGGCCCTGCCTGGTGCCCCGACCTGGGTTCTGGGATCCCATCGGACGATACAAGTG ggacGCCTGGAACAGCCTGGGCAAGATGAGCAGGGAGGAGGCCATGTCTGCCTACATCAACGAGATGAAGCTGGTGGCGCAGAAG GTCATCGACACAGTGCCCCTGGGTGAGGTGGCAGAGGATATGTTTGGTTACTTCGAACCCCTGTACCAGGTGATCCctgacatgccaaggcctccggAAACCTTCTTGAGGAGGGCTACAG GCTGGAACAAACAGGTGTCAAATAGAGATGACGGAGTCGTCCCTGAgcctctctgccttcccagggaGCCAGCGCCCCTAAGTCCAG AATCCCAGCCACCCAGAGACCTGGACCTGGAGGTCTTCTGTGACTCCCTGGAGCAGCTGGATCCCGAGCTG GTTCGGGCAGAGCAGAAGGGTGCAGCTGGAGGGGAACCTGACACCAGAAGCAGCCCTGAGCCTCCCAGCGAGAAAG aggggtcagaggacagcccAATGGGACCACCAGAGTTGGACAGATGGCTGGTGGGGACAGTTCGGGCGCTGCAGGAAAGCATGCGGGATGTCCAGAGGAGACTACAGAGTCTGGAGAGCAAGCCCCAGCCCCTTGAGCAG AAGTCGCCCCGGGCTCGCTCTTGGCCCCTCCGGCTCTCCGCTCCCACgctgttcttctttctcctgtgGCCCTTCGTCGTCCAGTGGCTCTTGCGACAGTTTCGGAGGCAGAAGAGGTGA